The genomic window CGTTCCTGTTGTCGAAGCCGTTAAGGAGGGAATCTTACAATGAATCCTAATATAATTGATACCTTAAGTGCCGAACTGGGTGCCAATGGACTTCCCTATGCCATTCCCATTCATCCTAATTTAGTTCATTTAACCTTGGGTTTGTTCATCATTGCCATTGTTTTTGATATGTTAGGGGCAATGTTTGGCTTCCAAAAACCTGTCTTCAAAATTTTGGCTATTCCTGCCATTCGCAGCAACTTTTTTGATGTGGGTTGGTATAACCTATTAGCTGCTTCTATTATCACCGTTTTTACCGTTGCTGCGGGGTTTTATGAGATGATGCTGGCTAACCCTATCACTGATGTCAAAAGTGCTTGGGGAATGGATGCAATGTCCACTATGTTGTGGCATGGTGTGGGTGGTGTATTCCTCTTAGCTTTCATGGTAGGAATGACCATCTGGCGAGGGTTTCAACGGTTTGTCTGGCGCAAAGAAAGAACCCTACAAGTGCAATGGAGTTACTTATGGGTGGGAATGTTTATGTTATTTCTGCTGTTTATTCACGGGACTTTAGGGGCCCAAATAGCGGCGGAGTTTGGAGTCCATAATACGGCAGATCAACTGTTACACGCTGGTAAAGAAACTCAGTTATTACAGTCCGAAGGGTTAACAGCCGTTAACTCCTACAAACCGTAATCTCTATATATATTAATCATGAAACCTCGTAATATTGTCTTTATTGTCGCTTATGCGATCGCTTTAACTGGGATAAGTTTATGGATGGGACAATTATCCTATTCCTGGTTTCCGCCTCAAGCATCGGCCGAGTCTTTGCTAATAGATAAGTTATTTGCTTTTCTAGTAACGTTAGGAACCTTCATCTTTCTGGGTATCACAGGAGTGATGATCTACTCTGTGGTGTTTCAGAGGGCAACAAAATATGATTTTAGCGACGGGCCCCATATTGAAGGGAATGTCACCTTAGAAGTGGTTTGGACAGCTATTCCTATTCTCTTGGTGTTTTGGTTAGCAGGATATAGTTATTACATCTATGATCAAATGGCTATTCGTGGCCCAATGGAAATGATGCACTTATCGATGGGTCACGGTGATACGACTACAGCAGTAGAAGA from Crocosphaera subtropica ATCC 51142 includes these protein-coding regions:
- a CDS encoding DUF2231 domain-containing protein, with the protein product MNPNIIDTLSAELGANGLPYAIPIHPNLVHLTLGLFIIAIVFDMLGAMFGFQKPVFKILAIPAIRSNFFDVGWYNLLAASIITVFTVAAGFYEMMLANPITDVKSAWGMDAMSTMLWHGVGGVFLLAFMVGMTIWRGFQRFVWRKERTLQVQWSYLWVGMFMLFLLFIHGTLGAQIAAEFGVHNTADQLLHAGKETQLLQSEGLTAVNSYKP